Proteins encoded together in one Thermococcus barophilus MP window:
- a CDS encoding CARDB domain-containing protein has protein sequence MKKGPSFVIVVLIVLGLVPAVSGLYGTKVLDGSLGDWGTLDYIATANDNGLAGANLNNLYVAWDDEYLYIMITTRNSQSWDLAYGIGIDVDPGTGNGYTGDMDAWGRRIGFGNGYAIDYEIYFWYSGGSGITADNFITWTGGGWDYKALADVGAGFAYTGDTSTGLQTLEVKIPWTALGGKPEKLALIAWIAGGGDSSAVSSVPWDPAMESLDEPYASWFNGDEWGDTDYFTNLAEIQIAPKTIDGNLSDWKNYEIVGVSTLDGPDGADLDKLYVSYDDQYLYIALTTNNTASWGIVYGFGLDVKDGGYTGDTDAWGRKIGFSRGVDYEIYFWYDAGNDKIGGGNFITWTGNGWEYQDVGSVVTYAATCGNGLQILEMAIPWSAIGGRTSELAIIAWVAGSFGGDSAVDTVPLDPDVDGNDWTDQDYLSNFAVIEIPIPKPELTVKLSSNVLDIEPWQPANLTVEVQNLGKVDAKNVKVELYDNDELLSSWIVNVSAESSVSLVYTYEYPGSWGTHVFKAVVDPENVIQEVNEENNIATLELEIGKAVKTQSDMINLGKYVWPRLYEKKYPIVQELLQNITRAKLPAKYQENLTKFQMQLNESLSMFNEGKEMIGIRNMELRGSLKIFAAYSRLLRIQREVEKFLSAVQGELLANKLTKKIDGNLDDWSPETLVYEDTTGFGQQGANLKALYVDYDDNFLYIALTTENKASWRIAYGFALDYKDGGYTGDTDGWGRKISFTRGVDAELYFWWFGEFFGEKGTDRIETMQLVLWNGTGWQYYNLQDIGFAAWTGSTNGLQTLEVAIPWDALGGKPAKIGIVAWITGANAGDSAVETLPDDPSVHDLDPGQEWTDADTISTFAEVTIG, from the coding sequence ATGAAAAAAGGCCCGAGTTTTGTTATTGTTGTACTTATTGTGCTGGGCTTAGTGCCGGCAGTGAGCGGACTTTATGGAACAAAAGTTCTTGATGGAAGCTTAGGCGACTGGGGAACACTTGATTACATAGCTACAGCCAACGACAATGGGCTCGCAGGTGCAAATCTGAATAACCTATATGTTGCTTGGGATGATGAGTATCTGTACATTATGATAACCACAAGGAATTCCCAAAGCTGGGACTTGGCTTATGGAATTGGAATTGACGTTGATCCGGGAACCGGAAATGGATACACTGGAGACATGGATGCTTGGGGAAGACGCATTGGCTTTGGAAACGGATATGCAATTGATTACGAGATTTACTTCTGGTATAGCGGTGGTAGCGGCATCACAGCAGACAACTTCATTACATGGACTGGCGGAGGATGGGACTATAAAGCATTGGCAGACGTTGGAGCAGGTTTTGCATACACCGGGGATACATCAACCGGTCTCCAGACGTTGGAGGTTAAGATTCCTTGGACAGCGCTCGGTGGAAAACCAGAAAAGCTCGCACTAATAGCTTGGATTGCAGGTGGAGGGGACTCCTCAGCAGTCAGCTCTGTGCCATGGGATCCAGCGATGGAAAGTCTTGATGAACCTTATGCCAGCTGGTTCAACGGAGATGAATGGGGTGACACAGATTACTTCACAAATCTTGCAGAAATCCAGATAGCCCCAAAGACCATCGACGGCAACTTAAGTGATTGGAAAAACTACGAGATTGTTGGAGTCAGCACATTAGATGGTCCAGATGGTGCAGACCTGGACAAATTGTATGTTTCATACGATGACCAATACCTCTACATAGCACTAACAACAAACAACACTGCAAGCTGGGGAATCGTTTACGGATTCGGACTTGATGTCAAAGATGGTGGTTATACAGGAGACACTGACGCTTGGGGAAGAAAAATAGGGTTCTCAAGAGGGGTAGATTACGAGATCTACTTCTGGTACGATGCTGGAAATGATAAAATTGGTGGCGGAAACTTCATAACCTGGACAGGAAACGGATGGGAGTATCAGGACGTTGGAAGCGTCGTTACATATGCTGCCACCTGCGGAAATGGATTGCAGATCCTTGAGATGGCAATTCCATGGAGTGCTATAGGGGGAAGAACGTCTGAACTTGCCATAATAGCATGGGTTGCAGGTAGCTTTGGTGGCGATTCTGCAGTTGATACAGTTCCACTGGATCCAGACGTTGATGGGAATGACTGGACAGACCAAGACTACCTATCGAACTTTGCTGTAATCGAAATTCCAATCCCAAAACCCGAATTAACTGTAAAATTGAGTTCAAATGTTCTGGACATAGAGCCCTGGCAGCCAGCTAATCTAACGGTTGAAGTCCAAAACTTGGGCAAAGTTGATGCCAAGAACGTTAAAGTTGAGCTCTACGACAACGACGAACTTCTCAGCTCGTGGATTGTAAATGTTTCCGCAGAAAGCTCAGTTAGCTTGGTGTACACCTACGAATATCCCGGTTCATGGGGAACCCACGTATTTAAAGCAGTTGTTGACCCTGAAAATGTTATTCAAGAGGTCAATGAGGAAAATAACATTGCCACATTGGAACTTGAAATAGGAAAAGCAGTAAAGACCCAGAGCGACATGATAAATCTTGGCAAGTATGTATGGCCGAGGCTTTATGAGAAGAAGTACCCGATAGTCCAAGAGCTACTCCAAAACATTACCAGAGCAAAACTCCCAGCCAAATACCAGGAAAACTTGACAAAATTCCAGATGCAGCTTAATGAAAGCCTTTCCATGTTCAATGAAGGGAAGGAGATGATAGGAATAAGAAACATGGAGCTCAGAGGAAGCTTGAAAATATTTGCAGCATATTCAAGACTCCTAAGAATTCAGAGAGAAGTTGAAAAGTTCCTCAGTGCAGTGCAGGGCGAACTCTTAGCCAATAAGCTTACAAAGAAGATTGACGGCAACTTAGATGACTGGAGTCCAGAAACATTGGTTTATGAAGATACGACAGGCTTTGGACAGCAGGGGGCAAATCTCAAAGCACTGTATGTCGACTACGATGATAACTTCCTTTACATCGCATTAACAACTGAAAACAAAGCTTCATGGAGAATTGCCTATGGATTTGCCTTAGACTATAAAGATGGGGGCTATACAGGGGATACCGATGGATGGGGAAGAAAAATAAGCTTCACAAGAGGTGTTGATGCAGAACTTTACTTCTGGTGGTTCGGGGAGTTCTTTGGAGAGAAAGGAACCGACAGAATTGAAACCATGCAGCTTGTGCTCTGGAACGGTACTGGATGGCAGTACTATAACCTTCAAGATATCGGATTTGCAGCATGGACAGGAAGTACAAACGGTCTGCAGACATTAGAAGTCGCAATCCCATGGGATGCCCTCGGAGGAAAGCCGGCAAAGATCGGCATAGTGGCATGGATAACCGGAGCAAACGCCGGTGACTCAGCCGTAGAAACATTACCAGATGACCCATCAGTTCACGACCTCGACCCAGGACAGGAATGGACTGATGCAGACACAATAAGCACGTTTGCAGAGGTAACAATTGGATGA
- a CDS encoding TIGR00304 family membrane protein: MKGELLIIAGIAMIFIGFLLVFIGTLMTAAGGEAEVEGGGVIMIGPIPIVFGTQRGATLAMILAIILMLLWIFMALLNRRV, encoded by the coding sequence ATGAAAGGGGAGCTTTTGATAATAGCTGGGATAGCAATGATCTTCATAGGGTTTCTCTTAGTGTTCATAGGGACATTAATGACAGCAGCAGGTGGGGAGGCTGAAGTTGAAGGTGGAGGGGTCATAATGATAGGGCCAATCCCAATAGTCTTTGGAACTCAGAGAGGTGCAACCTTAGCAATGATCCTTGCAATAATCCTGATGCTTCTCTGGATATTTATGGCTCTGCTGAACAGGAGGGTCTGA
- a CDS encoding cation:proton antiporter: MQYILDLSILLVTAKTLEWLFEKREIHPIIAHILTGIILGPFVLNVISPSEPLKVLSEFGLLMMMLYMGLTSNFSAIATNKLKATVVAILGVAFSFVLGFMTVMAFGRGLAAAIFVGVTLGNTAIEVTSGVIVRERVKREISSILMGAAFADDIIAVYLIGIITALARGELSFVPLAVLTIKIALFIVAVLLISEFVFKRSKRFYGIVRNLNIFFTFTLVLTFLLALIAEEVGLHQIIGAYLAGLTISRLRERKDPLVISRIKLNELIEDLQVVLTEFFIPLFFIYVGLMFNPTMGKISLFMIVILYVAAVLGKLIGCSLGMKIFGFDWKKAFLVGIGMGGRGSLDIAILKFGLEKGLIDQSLFASIVIVSMLTAITTPQFFKLYLGKIREDKA, translated from the coding sequence TTGCAATATATCCTCGATCTTTCAATTCTTCTGGTAACTGCAAAAACCTTAGAGTGGCTCTTTGAAAAGAGGGAAATCCATCCGATAATAGCCCATATCTTAACGGGAATAATCTTAGGTCCCTTTGTTCTCAATGTGATTTCTCCTTCCGAGCCTCTTAAGGTTCTTTCAGAGTTTGGACTGTTGATGATGATGCTGTACATGGGTTTAACAAGTAACTTTTCTGCTATAGCCACAAACAAACTAAAAGCCACAGTCGTTGCAATTTTAGGTGTGGCATTTTCCTTTGTTCTTGGCTTCATGACTGTAATGGCATTTGGAAGGGGGTTAGCAGCTGCTATATTCGTTGGTGTGACTTTAGGGAACACCGCAATCGAAGTGACAAGCGGGGTTATTGTCAGAGAGAGGGTCAAAAGAGAGATTTCTTCAATTCTAATGGGAGCAGCTTTTGCTGACGACATAATAGCGGTTTATTTGATCGGCATCATTACCGCACTTGCAAGAGGCGAGCTCAGCTTTGTGCCACTTGCAGTCCTGACGATCAAAATAGCCCTATTCATAGTTGCTGTTCTTCTCATCTCAGAATTCGTATTCAAACGATCCAAAAGGTTTTATGGAATAGTGCGCAACTTAAACATCTTTTTCACATTCACACTTGTCTTAACTTTCCTCCTTGCACTCATAGCCGAAGAAGTTGGTCTTCATCAAATAATTGGAGCATACTTAGCTGGGTTAACGATAAGCCGGCTGAGAGAGAGGAAGGATCCGCTTGTCATAAGCAGAATTAAGCTCAACGAGCTGATTGAAGACCTACAAGTTGTGCTGACAGAATTTTTCATTCCGCTCTTCTTTATCTATGTGGGATTGATGTTCAACCCAACAATGGGCAAAATAAGCTTGTTCATGATTGTGATTCTCTATGTCGCTGCAGTCCTCGGAAAGCTCATCGGATGCTCACTTGGTATGAAGATTTTTGGATTTGACTGGAAAAAGGCATTTTTAGTTGGGATTGGTATGGGTGGAAGGGGCAGCTTAGATATTGCAATTCTAAAATTCGGACTGGAAAAAGGACTGATTGACCAAAGCTTGTTCGCAAGCATAGTTATTGTTTCAATGCTCACAGCAATAACCACACCCCAGTTCTTTAAACTGTATTTGGGAAAAATTAGGGAGGATAAAGCTTAA
- the mfnA gene encoding tyrosine decarboxylase MfnA, with protein sequence MVTFPEKGMSEEEVLDELEKRLSEDLTFDSGKILGSMCTYPHPLAQKIISLYMDRNLGDPGLHVGSRKIEEEAVQMLGNLLHLNKAYGNIVSGGTEANILAVRAFRNIADIENPELILPESAHFSFLKASEMLKVKLVWAELNKDYSVNVRDIESKITDNTIGIVGIAGTTGLGVVDDIPALSDLAQDYGLPLHVDAAFGGFVIPFAKALGYDLPDFDFKLKGVQSVTIDPHKMGMVPIPAGGIIFRKKRFIDAISIPAPYLAGGKVFQATITGTRPGANALAVWALLKHLGFEGYKRIVKEAMELSRWFAGQIRTLKGAYLIREPMLNIVSFGTKELEKVEKELKRRGWGISAHRGYIRIVMMPHVKKEHLEEFLKDLKEILKAV encoded by the coding sequence ATGGTAACTTTTCCAGAGAAAGGAATGAGTGAGGAGGAAGTGCTTGACGAGCTTGAAAAGCGGTTAAGTGAGGACTTAACTTTTGATTCGGGTAAAATCCTTGGCTCAATGTGCACTTACCCCCATCCTCTCGCTCAAAAGATAATTTCTCTTTATATGGACAGGAATCTTGGAGACCCCGGATTGCACGTTGGGAGTAGAAAAATTGAGGAAGAAGCCGTGCAGATGCTTGGAAATTTGCTGCACTTAAACAAGGCGTATGGAAACATTGTCTCTGGAGGAACAGAGGCAAACATCTTAGCGGTGAGGGCATTTCGCAACATAGCTGATATCGAAAATCCAGAGCTGATTCTGCCGGAAAGTGCACACTTCTCATTTCTTAAGGCAAGTGAAATGTTGAAAGTCAAGTTGGTGTGGGCTGAGCTGAATAAAGACTACTCTGTTAATGTTAGGGACATTGAGAGTAAAATTACAGACAACACAATAGGAATTGTGGGCATAGCAGGGACAACAGGTCTGGGAGTTGTGGATGACATCCCAGCTCTTTCGGATTTAGCCCAGGATTATGGGCTTCCCCTTCATGTCGATGCTGCCTTTGGAGGTTTCGTGATACCCTTTGCCAAAGCCTTGGGTTATGATCTGCCTGATTTTGACTTCAAGCTCAAAGGAGTGCAGAGCGTAACAATTGATCCTCACAAAATGGGCATGGTACCGATTCCTGCTGGGGGGATAATATTCAGAAAAAAGAGATTCATTGATGCAATAAGCATTCCCGCCCCATACTTAGCTGGCGGAAAGGTGTTTCAAGCCACAATAACCGGAACAAGGCCCGGAGCAAATGCCTTAGCAGTGTGGGCACTCCTAAAGCATTTGGGCTTTGAAGGCTACAAAAGGATTGTCAAAGAGGCGATGGAGCTCTCAAGATGGTTTGCGGGCCAGATAAGAACTTTGAAGGGGGCATATTTAATAAGAGAGCCCATGCTCAACATAGTGTCCTTTGGAACTAAAGAGCTGGAAAAGGTTGAGAAGGAGCTTAAAAGAAGAGGATGGGGAATCAGTGCTCACAGAGGCTACATCAGGATAGTTATGATGCCCCATGTCAAAAAAGAACACTTAGAGGAGTTTTTAAAAGACTTAAAAGAGATTCTGAAAGCTGTTTGA
- a CDS encoding HAD family hydrolase, whose product MLVMVDLDDTLCNTWEAGKYTIIRLFPHLLRKRKFKALFYILTARYRELEQSRELLVLDLDKLLQRIMERVYSRVKREDLEEMLELVDRTFFSNLKLFPDAKYFLEELKKINAKLVLVTDSSTYWQRKKLEYLGIKDYFDGIIISGETGHSKLDPHNFLLARRMFPNEDEVYMVGDRDDTDMKGGKAVGAITILVKRGYFKGKRAKYADYVVKDLIEALEVIKREHEKRDKA is encoded by the coding sequence ATGCTGGTAATGGTTGACCTTGATGACACTCTCTGCAACACCTGGGAAGCCGGAAAATATACCATAATTAGGCTTTTTCCTCATCTCCTAAGGAAAAGAAAATTCAAAGCACTGTTTTATATTTTGACCGCCCGTTATAGAGAGCTGGAGCAGTCGAGGGAGCTTTTGGTTCTTGATCTGGACAAGCTCCTTCAGAGAATTATGGAGAGGGTGTACAGCAGAGTTAAGAGAGAGGATTTGGAGGAGATGCTTGAACTCGTTGATAGAACGTTCTTTTCAAATCTCAAGCTTTTTCCGGATGCTAAATATTTTCTTGAGGAGCTTAAAAAAATTAATGCAAAGTTAGTTCTTGTGACTGACTCATCCACGTACTGGCAGAGGAAAAAGCTTGAGTATCTCGGCATAAAAGACTACTTCGATGGGATAATAATCAGTGGAGAAACGGGACACAGCAAGCTTGATCCCCACAACTTCTTACTTGCGAGGAGAATGTTTCCTAATGAGGATGAAGTTTACATGGTTGGGGATAGAGATGATACGGACATGAAAGGAGGTAAAGCTGTTGGAGCGATTACAATACTTGTGAAAAGAGGATATTTTAAGGGCAAAAGGGCAAAATATGCAGATTACGTTGTCAAAGATTTGATTGAGGCACTGGAGGTGATCAAGCGTGAGCATGAAAAGCGAGATAAAGCGTAA
- a CDS encoding cation diffusion facilitator family transporter — translation MREVYKPIWFSIIGNVLLALLKIAVGFMYSSLALISDGVHSLSDVVTSIIGFIGIRISSKPPDRSHPFGHSRFEPLFAFFMGLALLLVAYEIARDSIGRVLEGTSIEVNSIMLGVAVFSIIFKEGMTQYTLWVGKKLNNQILIADAYHHRSDVLSTIAVLIGLLAEKFGFRYGDSLAGLIVAIFIAKVALEIVMRNVNYLTGTSPPFEICERIKKIALSVDNVVGVHDLRAHYVGPKLHVELHIEVPPNLTLKEAHDVSEEVKRRIEELEEVEMAFVHVDIKGVTK, via the coding sequence ATGAGAGAGGTTTACAAGCCAATATGGTTCAGCATCATTGGAAATGTACTGTTGGCGTTGCTCAAAATTGCTGTAGGCTTTATGTATTCAAGCTTAGCTCTGATTTCCGATGGTGTTCACTCCCTCAGCGACGTTGTAACGAGCATAATTGGTTTTATTGGAATAAGGATCTCTTCAAAGCCCCCTGACAGGTCTCATCCCTTCGGACACTCAAGATTTGAGCCGCTCTTTGCTTTCTTCATGGGATTGGCTCTTCTTTTAGTTGCATATGAAATCGCAAGGGACTCCATAGGGAGAGTGCTGGAGGGGACATCGATTGAAGTTAATTCCATAATGCTTGGTGTTGCCGTTTTTTCGATTATCTTTAAAGAAGGGATGACGCAATACACCCTCTGGGTTGGAAAAAAGCTCAATAATCAAATACTCATAGCCGATGCCTACCATCATAGAAGCGACGTTTTGAGCACAATAGCCGTTCTCATTGGTCTGCTTGCAGAGAAATTTGGCTTCAGGTATGGAGATTCTCTGGCAGGTTTGATTGTTGCCATATTCATAGCAAAAGTGGCTTTGGAGATAGTTATGAGGAATGTGAATTATTTAACTGGCACTTCCCCTCCCTTTGAGATATGCGAGAGGATAAAGAAAATAGCCTTAAGTGTTGACAACGTTGTAGGTGTTCACGATTTAAGAGCCCATTATGTTGGTCCGAAGCTTCACGTTGAACTCCATATTGAAGTCCCACCAAATTTGACGCTTAAAGAAGCCCACGATGTCAGTGAAGAGGTGAAAAGAAGAATAGAGGAACTTGAGGAAGTTGAGATGGCATTTGTGCATGTTGATATAAAAGGAGTAACAAAGTGA
- a CDS encoding diacylglycerol/polyprenol kinase family protein — translation MSMKSEIKRKSLHLAGLTVPAVYLLFGKEAALFFVGLSFVMFIVLEPLRIVEHFRDRLKRKLGLYVDRQLIEIVEREIDIIAREHERRSIGAHIYFALAAFVIVYFFPRDIAIGSIAVATLGDAVAAIIGKPFGKHRFKNGKSLEGSLAYFVTALLILSSLIDLPHALIGALAGTLAEFYELPPDDNFSNQLAVAVTLYAFRNIAF, via the coding sequence GTGAGCATGAAAAGCGAGATAAAGCGTAAATCCCTCCACCTGGCAGGCTTAACTGTTCCTGCGGTTTATCTTCTTTTTGGCAAAGAAGCTGCTCTCTTCTTTGTTGGTTTGTCTTTTGTGATGTTTATCGTTCTTGAACCTCTCAGAATTGTGGAGCATTTTAGGGATCGGCTGAAGAGAAAGCTGGGTCTTTATGTTGATAGACAGCTGATCGAGATCGTTGAGAGAGAAATAGACATTATAGCGAGGGAACATGAAAGGAGAAGCATTGGGGCGCATATCTATTTTGCCCTTGCTGCGTTTGTCATAGTTTACTTCTTTCCCAGGGACATTGCTATCGGATCTATAGCTGTTGCGACTTTAGGAGATGCCGTAGCTGCAATAATTGGAAAGCCTTTTGGAAAACATCGCTTTAAGAACGGTAAGAGTCTGGAAGGCAGCTTAGCTTATTTCGTAACTGCCCTGCTCATTCTATCTTCCCTCATTGACCTTCCACACGCATTGATTGGAGCATTGGCCGGAACTTTGGCTGAATTCTATGAGCTCCCCCCTGATGACAACTTCTCGAATCAGTTGGCAGTTGCTGTTACGCTCTATGCCTTTAGAAACATAGCGTTTTGA